One Candidatus Ornithobacterium hominis genomic region harbors:
- a CDS encoding porin produces the protein MKKLVITLAILASLGSAKAQKTSEVLEEIQNNVDINLLLRSSLEFTDVERKQNGFRQNEARFQVTGKINDRLDYNVRIRLHKSQIPKTLDNAPASLDYASLSYTLGENRDWRVTVGKQANNFGNWEFEKNPTFEYLYSDLIKTQTNLFTVGAKLAHQINDNHTVEVLVYNAKNDTFDSLHPESDFNENKLTASELPLATNLAWRGNFADKKFRTFYSVGASQVAEGKTDFQLAMGNKLVLDRFEAYLDLQHTHIAVDYADMMSSIINEYRRTMNPNHTNIYAQKLESQTAVLRLDYAITPKWYITAKSVYERLNDRGVNSLGNSLSQHHLNLIGIEYKPFASQNFRFFGYYANDYKHYNNVLHKVVNKTNINIFAIGALYNLNAF, from the coding sequence ATGAAGAAACTTGTCATTACATTGGCTATTTTAGCATCTTTAGGCAGTGCTAAAGCACAAAAAACTTCTGAGGTTTTAGAAGAAATTCAGAATAATGTTGATATTAATTTACTGCTAAGAAGTTCATTAGAGTTTACAGATGTAGAGAGGAAGCAAAACGGATTTAGGCAAAATGAAGCTAGATTTCAAGTGACAGGAAAGATAAATGATAGATTGGATTATAATGTGAGAATTCGTTTGCACAAATCACAAATCCCTAAAACTTTAGACAATGCTCCAGCGTCATTAGACTATGCTTCTTTGAGCTATACCTTGGGTGAAAATAGAGATTGGAGGGTAACGGTAGGCAAACAAGCCAATAACTTCGGGAATTGGGAATTTGAGAAAAATCCAACTTTTGAATATCTATATTCAGATTTGATTAAAACTCAAACCAATTTATTCACAGTTGGGGCTAAATTGGCTCATCAAATTAATGATAATCATACCGTGGAAGTGTTGGTATATAACGCCAAAAATGATACGTTTGATTCCTTGCATCCTGAATCTGATTTTAATGAAAATAAATTGACAGCCAGTGAATTACCTTTGGCTACTAATTTAGCATGGAGAGGTAACTTTGCAGATAAAAAATTCAGAACGTTTTATTCTGTAGGAGCATCACAAGTTGCAGAAGGCAAGACAGATTTTCAGCTGGCTATGGGTAACAAATTGGTTTTAGATCGTTTTGAAGCTTATTTGGATTTACAACACACTCATATAGCAGTAGATTATGCTGATATGATGTCATCTATCATTAATGAATATCGCCGCACGATGAATCCCAATCACACCAATATATACGCCCAAAAGCTAGAATCACAAACGGCTGTCCTTAGGTTAGATTATGCCATTACCCCCAAATGGTACATTACTGCAAAATCAGTATACGAAAGATTAAACGACAGAGGTGTAAACAGTTTGGGCAATAGTTTATCTCAGCATCATTTGAATTTAATTGGGATAGAATATAAGCCATTTGCATCTCAAAACTTCAGATTCTTTGGCTATTATGCCAATGATTATAAACATTATAATAATGTCTTGCATAAAGTTGTGAATAAGACTAATATTAATATTTTTGCTATCGGAGCTTTGTATAATCTAAATGCATTTTAA
- a CDS encoding urease accessory protein UreE, translating into MIIINEVLQKPLVEGLQKEVLEIEWYEVSKTILRRKTKNGTEIGIKKNNRIPLQDGDVLYANDDFYVQISIKPCDCIVVKPRDMIEMGIVCFEIGNMHLPIYIDVQKQVNIAYEVPLYDFLKRKNYDCTIENKKLLQTQMLNIHQIKR; encoded by the coding sequence ATGATTATAATTAATGAAGTTTTACAGAAACCTTTGGTAGAAGGACTTCAAAAGGAAGTCTTAGAAATAGAATGGTATGAGGTTTCTAAAACAATTTTGAGAAGAAAAACCAAAAATGGAACAGAAATAGGAATTAAAAAAAACAATAGAATCCCGCTACAAGATGGGGATGTACTTTATGCTAATGATGATTTTTATGTGCAAATCAGCATAAAACCTTGTGATTGTATTGTAGTAAAACCAAGAGATATGATTGAAATGGGAATTGTGTGTTTTGAAATCGGAAATATGCATTTGCCTATTTATATTGACGTTCAAAAGCAAGTGAATATAGCATATGAAGTGCCTTTGTATGATTTCCTGAAAAGAAAAAACTATGATTGCACGATTGAAAATAAGAAATTACTACAAACACAGATGCTTAATATTCATCAAATAAAAAGATAG
- a CDS encoding GNAT family N-acetyltransferase yields MKQLEISVVTDINAIAHTVEYVKSVRKTLFPMLNHEHIPADLQDFESTYIKNPKGIFLQAKLGNQLIGTAGMMEFNYRFPLLDIPDNAVEVTRLFVEPEFRKMGIATNLINRLKLHAIKKGIDYLYLHTHHFLPGATDFWSKQNFTFIEVTIENNVETLHFGYEMH; encoded by the coding sequence ATGAAACAATTAGAAATTTCTGTCGTAACTGATATTAATGCTATTGCTCATACTGTAGAATATGTGAAATCTGTACGCAAAACGCTCTTCCCGATGCTAAATCATGAGCATATCCCTGCTGATTTACAAGATTTTGAATCAACGTATATTAAAAATCCAAAAGGCATTTTTCTTCAAGCAAAATTAGGCAATCAACTAATTGGAACCGCTGGCATGATGGAGTTTAACTACCGATTTCCCCTTTTGGATATTCCTGATAATGCCGTAGAGGTGACAAGATTATTTGTGGAACCTGAATTTAGAAAAATGGGAATTGCTACTAATTTGATAAATAGGCTGAAGCTACATGCTATAAAAAAAGGTATAGATTACCTATACCTTCATACGCATCACTTTTTGCCTGGCGCTACTGATTTTTGGTCGAAGCAAAATTTCACTTTTATAGAGGTTACAATAGAAAATAATGTAGAAACTCTCCATTTTGGTTATGAAATGCACTAA
- a CDS encoding urease accessory protein UreF, with the protein MQKLLTLLQINDSMFPIGSFTHSYGLESYIDAQLVKDTETARKYAENMLKYNLFYNDAAFLNKIYDFANGRKVWKKLVELDDFITALKAPYEIRQASHKLAIRFLKTAQSLKPYPFCQKYLDAIQSGEVVGHYPIAFGLYAQLSGIEKKDALSAFYYNSLNGIVTNCAKIIPISQMHSQKILFDLQDLIEELVEKQEDLDENLVGLCCIGQEIKCMQHEKLYTRIYIS; encoded by the coding sequence ATGCAGAAATTACTAACGCTTTTGCAAATCAATGATTCCATGTTTCCAATCGGGAGTTTTACACATTCCTACGGATTAGAATCTTACATTGATGCACAATTGGTAAAAGATACAGAAACAGCTCGTAAATACGCTGAGAATATGCTGAAATATAATCTTTTTTACAATGATGCAGCATTTCTAAATAAAATCTATGATTTTGCAAATGGCAGAAAAGTATGGAAAAAATTAGTGGAACTAGACGACTTCATCACAGCATTGAAGGCTCCTTACGAAATTCGCCAAGCTAGCCACAAATTAGCCATTAGATTTTTAAAAACGGCACAGAGCTTGAAACCTTACCCTTTCTGTCAGAAATATTTAGACGCAATACAATCAGGTGAAGTCGTGGGGCATTATCCTATAGCCTTTGGTTTGTATGCGCAACTATCTGGCATAGAAAAAAAAGATGCTTTGAGTGCATTTTACTATAATTCACTGAACGGAATCGTAACTAATTGTGCTAAAATAATACCTATCAGCCAAATGCATAGCCAAAAAATATTATTTGATTTGCAGGATCTGATAGAAGAATTAGTAGAAAAACAAGAAGATTTAGATGAAAATTTAGTGGGTTTATGCTGTATAGGACAAGAAATTAAATGTATGCAACATGAAAAACTTTATACAAGAATCTATATATCATAA
- a CDS encoding TonB-dependent siderophore receptor, with product MRTKLLTTILLVGSSTIAFAQQDSLSIDTYELNEITATGRRNNSYLNHTTELGGKFSGPIKDLPESISLVTREFIEDKQAFQITDLIHDLAGVNTTSPYDDVTIRGFRSGYESGIRLVNGMRSGYGYGTSFWRAPLTVNLESVEVIKGSGASLFGDIAPGGTINLVTKKPMARQKNHVQLSYGSFNTFRTTLDVGGALDHQDKVLFRLNAGYETTKTFRENNDRKTLMVAPSFTYKPFKGTQLDFDFIYDNSDGYLDRGLAIRNNNFYAQPRNFNINLPTDFYKANFMTSNVKLSQNILPNLDFFANYMWTKYEEKLDELRTRNSYADAPKNELLRVRFQSKEAKDYTHNAVSYFRLKFNQNKSVDHKIIVGTDWSSYEGDKNNVLREARHRINKDGNKVELIVNLAAAEREIFSKSSYVWRDKATFPFLNPYSTIGIYVQDHISVGDRLNLILGLRNETYHSYSSDLKKTYRTRENKWLPRLGLSYKINNEINYFANYSKGFVPAGADLIYKYQEFGAKEAYKTENSYQIETGVKIGLFKNQLQSEIALFHINRENMRISTGKYTNAGREELKQSSKVISQGVEIDMRGQITREFQISGNYTFNHTEIKSSPDELQQNESLGNAPKHMAGLWTKYVFSQPMLKGLGFGAGVYYVSERRMDNSMRNDGAGKPVFDNWPSYALANASVYYHLKGVRLSANINNIFDKYYYLGGFDYTRGFVGAPRNYMISLGYSF from the coding sequence ATGAGAACAAAATTACTTACTACTATTTTATTAGTAGGCTCATCTACAATAGCATTCGCACAGCAAGATAGCCTGTCGATAGATACTTATGAATTAAACGAAATCACTGCAACGGGAAGACGGAATAATTCATATTTGAACCATACCACAGAATTAGGCGGAAAGTTTTCTGGACCGATAAAAGATTTACCAGAATCTATATCACTTGTTACAAGAGAATTTATAGAGGATAAACAGGCTTTTCAAATCACAGATTTAATTCATGATTTAGCAGGAGTTAATACCACTTCGCCGTATGATGATGTGACGATTAGAGGATTCAGAAGTGGCTACGAAAGTGGCATCAGGCTGGTGAATGGAATGCGATCTGGCTATGGCTATGGGACTAGTTTCTGGAGAGCTCCATTAACTGTGAATTTGGAGAGCGTAGAGGTGATAAAAGGTTCTGGAGCATCATTATTTGGAGATATTGCACCAGGTGGAACCATCAATCTAGTTACTAAAAAACCGATGGCAAGACAAAAGAATCATGTACAATTGTCTTATGGAAGCTTCAATACTTTTAGAACAACATTAGATGTAGGTGGAGCGTTAGACCATCAAGATAAAGTTCTTTTTAGGCTAAATGCTGGGTACGAAACTACCAAAACATTTAGAGAGAATAATGATAGGAAAACACTAATGGTAGCCCCATCATTCACTTACAAGCCATTCAAAGGAACACAGTTGGATTTTGATTTTATTTATGATAATTCAGATGGGTATCTAGACAGAGGTCTGGCTATAAGAAATAATAATTTCTATGCACAACCAAGAAACTTTAATATCAATTTGCCTACAGATTTCTACAAAGCTAATTTTATGACTTCTAATGTGAAGTTATCACAAAATATTTTGCCAAATTTAGATTTTTTTGCTAACTATATGTGGACGAAATATGAAGAGAAATTAGATGAATTAAGAACAAGAAATAGCTATGCCGATGCCCCTAAAAATGAATTGCTAAGAGTTAGATTTCAGTCAAAAGAAGCAAAAGATTATACCCATAATGCTGTTTCTTATTTTAGATTAAAATTTAATCAAAATAAATCTGTAGATCATAAAATCATTGTGGGGACAGATTGGTCTTCTTACGAAGGAGATAAAAATAATGTTTTGAGAGAAGCAAGACATAGAATAAATAAAGATGGAAATAAAGTAGAACTTATAGTCAATCTTGCAGCAGCAGAGAGAGAGATTTTCTCTAAATCATCTTACGTGTGGAGAGATAAAGCTACATTTCCATTCCTTAACCCATATAGCACAATTGGGATTTATGTACAAGATCACATCAGCGTGGGAGATAGGCTGAATTTAATTCTAGGCTTGAGGAATGAAACCTATCATTCTTATAGTTCTGACCTTAAAAAGACGTATAGAACAAGAGAAAATAAATGGTTACCAAGATTAGGTCTATCTTATAAAATTAATAATGAAATTAATTACTTTGCTAATTATTCAAAAGGATTTGTACCCGCAGGTGCAGATCTGATATATAAATATCAGGAATTTGGAGCAAAAGAAGCTTATAAGACAGAGAATAGCTACCAAATAGAAACGGGGGTTAAAATTGGTTTGTTCAAAAATCAACTTCAATCAGAAATAGCTCTATTTCATATAAATAGAGAGAATATGAGAATATCTACGGGCAAATATACAAATGCTGGTAGAGAAGAATTAAAACAAAGTAGTAAAGTAATTTCACAAGGAGTGGAAATCGATATGAGAGGACAAATCACAAGAGAGTTTCAAATCTCTGGTAATTATACTTTCAATCATACAGAGATTAAATCTTCGCCTGATGAATTGCAACAAAATGAGTCGTTGGGTAACGCTCCTAAGCACATGGCTGGATTGTGGACTAAATATGTATTTTCTCAACCGATGTTGAAGGGGCTGGGATTCGGTGCAGGCGTGTATTATGTGAGCGAAAGAAGGATGGATAATTCTATGAGAAATGATGGGGCTGGTAAACCAGTTTTTGATAATTGGCCATCTTATGCTTTAGCCAACGCGAGTGTATATTATCATCTAAAAGGGGTGAGATTATCAGCCAATATCAACAATATTTTTGATAAATATTACTATCTGGGAGGATTTGATTACACACGTGGATTTGTGGGCGCTCCAAGGAATTATATGATAAGCTTAGGCTACAGTTTTTAG
- a CDS encoding urease accessory protein UreD: MNINKDNSLNSKINLSCKRENEKTVLGESYFDIPYKLTHYGSLQATDHLEMIMMCSSPGIMDGDILTLNIHCEANTEMKFHTQSYNKIHPMPKKKGAKQNCSFDIEKGASFMYIPHPTIPYKDSIFTATNTINITESSHLVWGDIISGGRIHSGERFEFDTYHTKTKIHQNGRLILFDNQLIDPKNQPVEDLLFFEAYTHQATLIIASPFAAEFKKELDEILLAQFTDSSYGFTMAADNVLMLRVMGSSGDALHDWLFNIGNMAWEFIKFKKREAAQNVMENQQKQKVLISEKPPVDSKKIKSKSVEKLPKKIEKTINKKKSKE, encoded by the coding sequence ATGAATATTAATAAAGATAATTCCCTCAATAGTAAAATCAATCTATCTTGTAAAAGAGAAAATGAAAAAACCGTATTGGGTGAAAGTTATTTTGATATTCCATATAAATTGACACACTACGGTAGCTTGCAAGCCACAGATCATTTAGAAATGATAATGATGTGTTCCTCTCCAGGAATTATGGATGGTGATATCCTTACGCTCAATATACACTGCGAAGCAAATACTGAAATGAAGTTTCACACGCAGTCTTATAACAAAATACACCCAATGCCCAAGAAAAAAGGAGCAAAACAAAACTGCAGTTTTGATATAGAAAAAGGAGCGAGTTTTATGTACATTCCACATCCCACGATTCCTTACAAAGATTCCATTTTCACGGCAACCAATACCATTAATATTACAGAAAGCTCTCATTTAGTTTGGGGAGACATCATAAGTGGAGGTAGAATTCATTCGGGGGAGAGATTCGAATTTGATACCTATCACACGAAAACGAAAATTCACCAAAATGGAAGGTTAATTTTATTTGATAATCAGTTAATTGACCCGAAAAATCAACCTGTAGAAGATTTATTATTTTTTGAAGCTTATACGCATCAAGCCACGCTAATTATCGCCAGTCCGTTTGCTGCAGAATTCAAAAAAGAATTAGATGAAATACTATTGGCACAATTTACGGATAGTAGCTACGGATTTACAATGGCGGCAGATAATGTTTTGATGCTCAGGGTAATGGGTTCAAGCGGTGATGCTCTCCATGATTGGCTTTTCAATATCGGGAATATGGCTTGGGAGTTTATCAAATTTAAAAAAAGGGAAGCTGCCCAAAATGTAATGGAAAATCAACAAAAACAAAAAGTCCTTATCTCAGAAAAACCGCCTGTGGACAGCAAAAAAATAAAAAGTAAATCGGTAGAAAAATTACCTAAAAAAATAGAAAAAACAATTAATAAAAAGAAATCTAAAGAATAA
- the hypB gene encoding hydrogenase nickel incorporation protein HypB, with protein sequence MNTTKPKSNQMPVGSVQSDHITLNLLKANDFVAKAIREKLPKNMLIVNICSSPGSGKTTLLQETGKRLGKELNLAVLVGDPETERDAVRLKDAGLNALQIVTGGMCHIEAQMIYQALDHINLENTDILFIENVGNLLCPSAFDLGEDARVTLLASTEGDDKPKKYPRMFLTSELMLVSKADLLPHVPFSVEAAAKDAREVNPDLEVISISTLNGEGIEDWCNWLKKELEKKRNKTT encoded by the coding sequence ATGAATACAACAAAACCCAAAAGTAACCAGATGCCCGTAGGCTCTGTGCAATCAGACCATATTACACTGAATTTATTAAAGGCTAACGATTTTGTAGCAAAAGCAATTCGTGAAAAATTACCTAAAAATATGCTGATTGTCAACATCTGCTCTTCCCCAGGGAGCGGAAAGACTACTTTACTACAAGAGACGGGAAAAAGACTTGGAAAAGAATTGAACCTAGCCGTTTTGGTAGGCGACCCAGAAACTGAGCGCGATGCAGTTAGATTAAAAGATGCCGGGTTAAATGCTCTACAAATTGTAACGGGCGGAATGTGCCATATAGAAGCACAAATGATTTATCAGGCATTAGACCACATCAATTTAGAAAATACCGATATTCTTTTCATAGAAAATGTAGGGAATTTACTCTGTCCATCGGCATTTGATTTGGGTGAAGATGCTAGAGTTACCCTATTGGCATCTACTGAAGGTGATGATAAACCAAAGAAATATCCAAGAATGTTTCTCACCAGCGAATTAATGTTGGTATCTAAAGCAGATTTATTGCCACACGTTCCTTTTTCTGTAGAAGCTGCAGCAAAAGATGCCAGAGAGGTAAATCCAGATTTAGAAGTTATCAGCATCAGCACATTGAATGGGGAAGGCATAGAAGACTGGTGCAATTGGTTGAAAAAAGAATTAGAAAAAAAGAGAAATAAAACGACTTAA
- a CDS encoding ABC transporter ATP-binding protein, which yields MSLIDIKNVSYSIGEKLILHLVNASFQKNKFTVILGRNGSGKSSLFRILSGIEKKFGGNIDFNSKNPPKIGFLTQFHQMVFPFTVFDVVLTGRSSFFKISPKKEDKDAVTEILESFQLNHLSNTPYTSLSGGERQLVLLCRVLVQNPDILLLDEPTNHLDLHYQIKVLQLMRDWVNQKNCTIVCIMHDPNLALQFADHIYVMQNKRLNYLAHTDAEYTANMLSQAYEVSLSYVEHYSKTFLIPEI from the coding sequence ATGAGCTTGATTGATATTAAAAATGTGAGCTATTCCATTGGGGAAAAATTGATCTTGCATCTTGTGAATGCTTCTTTTCAAAAAAATAAATTCACTGTGATATTAGGGCGAAATGGAAGCGGGAAATCTTCATTATTCAGAATCTTATCTGGCATAGAAAAAAAGTTTGGAGGCAATATTGATTTCAACTCAAAAAATCCTCCTAAAATTGGTTTTTTGACTCAGTTTCATCAAATGGTATTTCCTTTTACAGTGTTTGATGTTGTACTAACTGGTAGAAGTTCTTTTTTTAAAATTTCACCAAAAAAAGAAGACAAAGATGCTGTAACAGAAATATTGGAATCCTTCCAATTAAATCATTTGAGTAATACGCCTTACACTTCTCTCTCTGGTGGTGAAAGGCAATTAGTATTATTATGCAGAGTATTGGTTCAAAACCCTGATATACTGTTACTTGATGAGCCTACCAATCATCTTGATTTGCACTACCAAATTAAAGTTTTACAGCTAATGAGGGATTGGGTGAACCAAAAAAATTGCACCATTGTATGCATTATGCACGATCCTAATTTGGCTTTGCAATTTGCTGACCACATATATGTGATGCAAAATAAACGATTGAATTATTTAGCACACACAGATGCTGAATATACTGCCAATATGCTATCTCAAGCATATGAGGTTTCGCTATCTTATGTAGAGCACTATAGTAAAACTTTTCTTATCCCCGAAATATGA
- the ureG gene encoding urease accessory protein UreG gives MENNYVKIGVAGPVGSGKTALIEALTRQMSEEYSIGVVTNDIYTREDAEFMIKNSKLPADRIRGVETGGCPHTAIREDASMNLEAVEDLAKAHQDIELIFIESGGDNLAATFSPDLADVTIFVIDVAEGEKIPRKGGPGITRSDLLLINKIDLAPYVGASLEVMEADAKKMRGEKPFIKSNLKTKEGLNDVIAWIKKYALLEN, from the coding sequence ATGGAGAATAATTATGTGAAAATAGGCGTAGCAGGCCCAGTAGGCTCAGGTAAAACAGCATTGATAGAAGCATTAACAAGACAAATGAGCGAGGAATATAGCATAGGAGTAGTCACCAATGATATTTACACTAGAGAAGATGCCGAATTTATGATAAAAAACTCTAAACTTCCAGCAGATAGAATCCGTGGTGTAGAAACGGGTGGCTGTCCGCATACTGCCATTCGTGAAGATGCGTCTATGAATTTAGAGGCAGTAGAAGATTTAGCAAAAGCACACCAAGATATTGAACTGATTTTCATTGAAAGTGGTGGCGATAACTTGGCAGCAACTTTTAGCCCAGATTTAGCCGATGTTACCATCTTTGTAATTGATGTGGCAGAAGGTGAAAAAATCCCAAGAAAAGGAGGGCCGGGAATTACCCGTTCAGATTTATTATTGATTAACAAAATAGATTTAGCACCCTATGTTGGGGCTAGTTTAGAAGTAATGGAAGCTGATGCTAAAAAGATGAGAGGTGAAAAACCATTTATAAAATCTAATCTTAAAACCAAAGAAGGGTTGAATGATGTTATTGCTTGGATAAAAAAATACGCTCTATTAGAAAATTAA
- a CDS encoding hydrogenase maturation nickel metallochaperone HypA, translating to MHEISIVRNIISNLEEQYQDRLQEISKVKIEAGLLCNVQPILIQNAFEALILEDIRLENIDLEVVLLPVIANCKKCEKDFEVKLHKFVCSCGEPSRDIIQGEELRISQVDFFKSN from the coding sequence ATGCACGAAATATCAATCGTTCGGAATATAATTTCTAATTTAGAAGAACAATACCAAGATAGACTTCAAGAGATTTCTAAAGTGAAAATTGAAGCAGGATTGCTTTGCAATGTTCAGCCTATTTTAATACAAAATGCATTTGAAGCATTAATTTTAGAAGACATACGTTTAGAGAACATAGATTTAGAGGTAGTCTTATTACCCGTTATTGCTAACTGCAAGAAATGCGAGAAAGATTTTGAAGTGAAATTACATAAATTTGTTTGTTCCTGTGGTGAACCTTCCCGTGATATTATTCAAGGGGAGGAACTAAGGATAAGTCAAGTGGATTTTTTTAAATCAAATTAA
- a CDS encoding FecCD family ABC transporter permease: MMSLGLKKILLLLSPFILIVFSLQLGNTGFLNFTEFWQHMSHVITGNNLPQNSMQTILWQVRLPRLLLTFMVGASLAVSGGVLQAIFRNPIVDPFSLGISSGAAFGAALSMILGLFSVNFFAFIFGVIAVAITYAVSAFGAKTSVVTIVLTGMIISGVFSAMLTLLQYISDPYKLQAIIQWTMGNLHTASWEKVQTSITPILAGLLGIYIFRWKMNLLALGDEEALAVGVKPNNTKIILIGLSTLITAASVAAVGMISLFGLIVPHITRMIFGPNNTIGVFANISLGGSLLLMIDNFSRIVMPFEIPIGVFTMILGAPLFIYLMRKNAINWN, encoded by the coding sequence ATGATGTCATTAGGTTTAAAGAAAATATTATTACTACTATCTCCTTTCATTCTGATTGTATTTTCATTGCAGTTAGGAAACACAGGCTTTTTAAATTTCACAGAATTTTGGCAACATATGTCTCACGTCATTACAGGAAACAATTTACCACAAAACTCTATGCAAACCATTCTGTGGCAAGTGAGATTACCTAGGCTTTTGCTCACCTTTATGGTCGGAGCATCATTGGCAGTTTCTGGAGGTGTATTACAGGCTATTTTCCGAAATCCTATTGTTGATCCTTTCTCGTTGGGAATTTCATCTGGAGCAGCTTTTGGAGCAGCTCTTTCCATGATTTTAGGCTTATTTTCTGTCAACTTTTTTGCTTTCATATTTGGTGTAATTGCGGTTGCTATCACCTATGCTGTTTCCGCTTTTGGGGCTAAAACCTCTGTTGTTACTATTGTTTTAACAGGTATGATTATTTCTGGCGTATTTTCTGCCATGCTCACGCTTTTACAATACATTAGCGACCCGTATAAACTGCAAGCCATTATACAATGGACTATGGGTAACTTGCATACAGCATCTTGGGAAAAAGTACAGACTTCTATTACACCTATTTTGGCAGGATTGCTGGGTATTTATATCTTCCGTTGGAAGATGAATTTATTGGCTTTGGGAGATGAAGAAGCTTTGGCGGTTGGTGTAAAACCAAACAATACCAAAATCATTTTGATTGGGCTATCTACACTCATCACAGCAGCTTCTGTAGCAGCTGTTGGAATGATAAGCCTTTTTGGCTTGATTGTTCCACATATCACTCGCATGATATTTGGACCCAATAATACTATTGGAGTTTTTGCCAATATTAGTTTAGGAGGTTCTTTGTTATTGATGATTGATAATTTTTCAAGAATTGTGATGCCTTTTGAAATTCCTATCGGTGTATTTACCATGATTTTAGGCGCTCCTTTGTTCATTTATTTAATGAGAAAAAATGCAATTAACTGGAATTAA